One Cucurbita pepo subsp. pepo cultivar mu-cu-16 chromosome LG20, ASM280686v2, whole genome shotgun sequence genomic window carries:
- the LOC111782521 gene encoding uncharacterized protein LOC111782521, translating to MADTVDDDYLQDLITEQRSEILAAKTLISDLDLAYQLQMQEAMDASLGSKSSSKRPASVNRVVPVLESEETGALDFATTLLLEDIARIAMEHKDREQCQAEMRKMKEEIDRRIHDQNFANYILNVPDDEWSKYGDNYEKPYGESYSSSSSSSSSSSSVASTRGLLDSECFRVYSKGLISEERIRDMTVRVAGIGVAVCDPKDNLLFEKTRPLESVVDGKETSCECAELEALVEGLNIALVLGLKKVTFFCADYMLYQYIIRSVAPGSSSMATVVNEVSLLQGKFTYCNPSLVTRNDIKFAFRLAREAIVSQITWPAESENGKCLKETCTICFEDICVDQMFSVDGCLHRYCFSCMKQDLEIRLLNGNGMQANCPHLGCTSEINIESCGKFLDSRVIDIISQRIKEASMPVLEKVYCPYSRCSALMSKSELLKYSEASYFDAERTGARKCMKCNLFFCINCKAPWHYNMTCYDFRKLNPVLRPDEEMLKSLASKKLWRQCVACNTMVELAEGCYHITCRCGYEFCYTCGAPWKGKKPTCTCPIWDERNIIRNQRQRRR from the exons ATGGCGGATACTGTAGACGACGATTACCTTCAAGACTTGATCACCGAGCAACGTTCCGAAATCCTTGCCGCCAAAACCCTCATCTCCGACCTCGATTTGGCCTACCAACTTCAAATGCAGGAGGCAATGGACGCCTCTCTTGGCTCGAAATCCTCGTCCAAACGACCTGCATCCGTTAACAGGGTCGTCCCTGTCTTGGAGTCTGAAGAAACTGGCGCGTTGGACTTCGCGACCACGCTTTTGCTTGAGGACATTGCAAGGATCGCCATGGAGCACAAGGACCGGGAGCAGTGTCAGGCGGagatgaggaagatgaaggagGAGATTGACCGTCGGATTCACGATCAGAACTTTGCGAATTACATTCTGAATGTTCCCGATGATGAGTGGAGTAAGTATGGGGATAATTATGAGAAGCCGTATGGTGAGAGTTattcgtcgtcgtcgtcgtcttcttcttcttcttcgtctgtTGCTTCGACGAGGGGTTTGTTGGATTCTGAATGTTTTAGGGTGTATTCGAAGGGGCTGATCAGTGAAGAGAGAATTAGAGATATGACGGTTAGGGTTGCCGGTATTGGGGTTGCAGTTTGTGACCCTAAGGATAATCTGTTGTTTGAGAAGACGAGGCCTCTGGAATCTGTGGTGGATGGTAAGGAGACCAGCTGCGAATGCGCTGAGCTTGAAGCGCTGGTTGAAGGGCTTAATATTGCTCTTGTTTTAGGTTTGAAAAAGGTCACTTTTTTCTGTGCAGATTACATGCTCTACCAGTAT ATTATACGTAGCGTGGCTCCAGGCTCGAGCTCCATGGCAACAGTGGTTAATGAGGTGTCTCTTCTTCAGGGAAAATTTACCTATTGTAACCCATCCCTCGTGACACGTAATGATATCAAGTTTGCTTTTAGACTTGCAAGAGAGGCAATAGTTTCTCAGATCACCTGGCCTGCAGAATCTGAAAATGGAAAGTGCTTGAAGGAAACTTGTACCATTTGCTTTGAAGATATTTGTGTGGATCAGATGTTCTCAGTTGATGGTTGTTTGCACAGATACTGCTTTTCTTGTATGAAGCAGGATTTAGAAATAAGGTTGCTCAATGGGAATGGGATGCAGGCAAACTGTCCTCATCTGGGTTGTACGTCGGAAATTAATATCGAAAGCTGTGGAAAGTTCTTGGATAGTAGGGTGATTGATATTATCAGCCAAAGGATTAAGGAAGCGTCTATGCCCGTTCTGGAGAAAGTTTACTGCCCCTATTCCAGGTGCTCGGCATTAATGTCCAAAAGCgagcttttaaaatatagcGAGGCTTCATATTTCGATGCAGAACGAACTGGGGCAAGGAAGTGCATGAAATGCAATCTGTTTTTCTGTATTAATTGCAAGGCCCCTTGGCATTATAATATGACTTGCTACGACTTCAGAAAGTTAAATCCCGTTCTTCGTCCTGATGAGGAAATGCTGAAGTCTCTTGCTTCGAAGAAACTTTGGCGCCAATGTGTGGCGTGTAACACGATGGTCGAATTGGCCGAGGGCTGCTACCACATCACCTGCAG ATGTGGATATGAGTTTTGCTATACATGCGGAGCCCCCTGGAAAGGTAAGAAGCCTACATGCACCTGTCCAATATGGGACGAGCGGAACATCATACGCAATCAACGTCAACGTCGACGATAA